A stretch of Arachis hypogaea cultivar Tifrunner chromosome 15, arahy.Tifrunner.gnm2.J5K5, whole genome shotgun sequence DNA encodes these proteins:
- the LOC112750941 gene encoding uncharacterized protein isoform X1, with product MLAYGFHFDQVTSAAIQVLRKIPRYGIAPNVFMYSAIIDSLCKDTLVSQAFHLYSKMLAKGISPNVITYSSLIFGLCLEGQYKEAIDLLSDMVLRNVTPNVRTYSILNDGLCKEGKIKDAKSVLAVMAKHGVKPDVVTYTSLMDGYCLVNQVNKAKYIFNTMAQIRVLPNVQSYSIMINGFCKSKMVDEALNLFEKMRRKNLVPDTVTYSTLIDGLSKSKRISRALELLIEMHHRGQPANVVTYNSLLDGMFKNQEPNEAFMLFNQMKECAIDPDIFTYNILIDGLCKGGRLIDAKEIFQDLSVKGYRPNVRTYNIMINGLCKEGLFEEALALLSKMEGNGFLPDAVTFETVIRALFEKDENDMAEKLLQEMVARGLLN from the coding sequence ATGCTGGCTTATGGATTTCACTTCGACCAAGTCACATCAGCTGCTATTCAAGTGTTGAGAAAGATCCCACGGTATGGCATTGCTCCTAATGTCTTCATGTACAGCGCAATTATTGATAGCCTCTGCAAGGATACACTTGTAAGTCAGGCTTTTCATTTATACTCTAAAATGCTTGCTAAGGGAATTTCTCCTAATGTTATCACATACAGTTCTCTCATTTTTGGATTGTGTCTCGAGGGTCAATATAAGGAAGCCATTGATTTGTTAAGTGATATGGTGCTTAGAAACGTTACTCCAAATGTTCGTACCTATAGTATTTTGAACGATGGGCTATGCAAGGAAGGAAAGATCAAAGATGCTAAGAGTGTATTGGCAGTAATGGCAAAACATGGTGTGAAACCAGATGTAGTTACTTATACCAGCTTAATGGATGGATATTGTTTGGTTAATCAGGTAAATAAGGCAAAATATATATTCAACACAATGGCCCAAATTAGAGTGTTACCCAATGTTCAAAGTTACAGTATCATGATTAATGGCTTCTGCAAAAGTAAAATGGTCGATGAAGCCTTGAATCTCTTTGAAAAAATGCGTCGCAAGAACTTGGTTCCAGACACGGTAACTTACAGCACTCTTATTGATGGCttgagcaaatcaaagagaatctCCCGTGCTTTGGAGCTTCTTATCGAGATGCATCATAGAGGTCAACCCGCTAATGTAGTCACTTACAATTCGTTGTTGGATGGGATGTTCAAAAACCAAGAACCTAACGAGGCATTTATGTTATTCAATCAAATGAAAGAGTGTGCCATTGATCCAGATATATTCACTTACAATATACTTATAGATGGCCTATGCAAAGGTGGAAGACTTATAGATGCAAAAGAGATTTTTCAAGATCTTTCCGTTAAAGGCTATCGTCCAAATGTGAGGACATACAATATTATGATCAATGGGCTCTGCAAAGAGGGCTTGTTTGAAGAAGCATTGGCACTCTTGTCAAAAATGGAAGGCAATGGTTTCTTACCAGATGCTGTGACTTTTGAAACTGTTATCCGTGCtttgtttgaaaaagatgagaatgaCATGGCGGAGAAACTTCTTCAGGAAATGGTTGCTAGAGGCTTATTGAATTGA
- the LOC112750941 gene encoding uncharacterized protein isoform X2 encodes MLAYGFHFDQVTSAAIQVLRKIPRSLIFGLCLEGQYKEAIDLLSDMVLRNVTPNVRTYSILNDGLCKEGKIKDAKSVLAVMAKHGVKPDVVTYTSLMDGYCLVNQVNKAKYIFNTMAQIRVLPNVQSYSIMINGFCKSKMVDEALNLFEKMRRKNLVPDTVTYSTLIDGLSKSKRISRALELLIEMHHRGQPANVVTYNSLLDGMFKNQEPNEAFMLFNQMKECAIDPDIFTYNILIDGLCKGGRLIDAKEIFQDLSVKGYRPNVRTYNIMINGLCKEGLFEEALALLSKMEGNGFLPDAVTFETVIRALFEKDENDMAEKLLQEMVARGLLN; translated from the exons ATGCTGGCTTATGGATTTCACTTCGACCAAGTCACATCAGCTGCTATTCAAGTGTTGAGAAAGATCCCACG TTCTCTCATTTTTGGATTGTGTCTCGAGGGTCAATATAAGGAAGCCATTGATTTGTTAAGTGATATGGTGCTTAGAAACGTTACTCCAAATGTTCGTACCTATAGTATTTTGAACGATGGGCTATGCAAGGAAGGAAAGATCAAAGATGCTAAGAGTGTATTGGCAGTAATGGCAAAACATGGTGTGAAACCAGATGTAGTTACTTATACCAGCTTAATGGATGGATATTGTTTGGTTAATCAGGTAAATAAGGCAAAATATATATTCAACACAATGGCCCAAATTAGAGTGTTACCCAATGTTCAAAGTTACAGTATCATGATTAATGGCTTCTGCAAAAGTAAAATGGTCGATGAAGCCTTGAATCTCTTTGAAAAAATGCGTCGCAAGAACTTGGTTCCAGACACGGTAACTTACAGCACTCTTATTGATGGCttgagcaaatcaaagagaatctCCCGTGCTTTGGAGCTTCTTATCGAGATGCATCATAGAGGTCAACCCGCTAATGTAGTCACTTACAATTCGTTGTTGGATGGGATGTTCAAAAACCAAGAACCTAACGAGGCATTTATGTTATTCAATCAAATGAAAGAGTGTGCCATTGATCCAGATATATTCACTTACAATATACTTATAGATGGCCTATGCAAAGGTGGAAGACTTATAGATGCAAAAGAGATTTTTCAAGATCTTTCCGTTAAAGGCTATCGTCCAAATGTGAGGACATACAATATTATGATCAATGGGCTCTGCAAAGAGGGCTTGTTTGAAGAAGCATTGGCACTCTTGTCAAAAATGGAAGGCAATGGTTTCTTACCAGATGCTGTGACTTTTGAAACTGTTATCCGTGCtttgtttgaaaaagatgagaatgaCATGGCGGAGAAACTTCTTCAGGAAATGGTTGCTAGAGGCTTATTGAATTGA
- the LOC112750939 gene encoding uncharacterized protein, with protein sequence MLSSSTSRITFIFRYSLLQIPNFVSFPSSSSLHSHSEPPSLRQVDEAVDSFTRMLSMHRPPSIIQFNKILGSLAKTNHFHAAVSLFQELQARGIAPDLFTLSIVINCCCGVGRMTLAFSVLAKIFRMDYQPDTVTLNTLVKGLFLCGSVEKALRFHDRVLAHGFHFHQVTYWTLINGLCKAGHTSAAIQVLRKIPRYGIAPDVFMYSAIIDSLCKDTLVSQAFHLVSPNVITYNSLIFGLCLEGQYKEAIDLLGDMVLRNITPNVRTYSILIDGLCKEGKIKDAKSVLAVMAKHGVKPDVVTYSSLIDGYCLVNQVNKAKYIFNTMAQIRVSPNVQSYSIMINGFCKTKMVDEALNLFEEMRRKNLVPDTVTYSTLIDGLSKSKRISRALELLVEMHDRGQPANVVTYNSLLDGMLKNQQPNKAFIYTYNILIDGLCKGGRLLDAKEIFQNLSVKGYRPNVRTYNIIINGLCKEGLFEEALTLLSKMEGNGYLPDAVTFETVIRALFEKNENDMAEKLLREMVARGLLN encoded by the coding sequence ATGTTGTCATCCTCAACCTCAAGGATCACTTTCATTTTTAGGTATTCTCTTCTCCAAATCCCTAATTTTGTTTCCTTCCCTTCCTCTTCATCCCTTCACTCTCATTCTGAGCCCCCATCCCTTCGCCAAGTTGATGAAGCTGTTGATTCCTTCACTCGCATGCTCTCTATGCATCGCCCTCCATCAATAATCCAATTTAACAAGATTTTGGGCTCTCTTGCCAAGACCAACCATTTCCACGCCGCCGTTTCCCTTTTTCAGGAATTGCAAGCCAGAGGAATCGCTCCCGACTTATTTACTTTGAGCATCGTAATTAATTGTTGTTGCGGCGTGGGTCGTATGACGCTTGCTTTCTCTGTATTGGCCAAGATTTTCAGAATGGATTATCAACCTGATACGGTAACACTGAATACACTCGTTAAAGGCCTCTTTCTCTGTGGTAGTGTTGAAAAAGCATTGCGCTTTCATGACAGAGTGCTGGCTCATGGATTTCACTTCCACCAAGTCACTTATTGGACCTTGATCAATGGGCTCTGTAAGGCCGGACACACATCAGCTGCTATTCAAGTGTTGAGAAAGATCCCACGGTATGGCATTGCTCCTGATGTCTTCATGTACAGCGCAATTATTGATAGCCTCTGCAAGGATACACTTGTAAGTCAGGCTTTTCATTTAGTTTCTCCTAATGTTATCACATACAATTCTCTCATTTTTGGATTGTGTCTTGAGGGTCAATATAAGGAAGCCATTGATTTGTTAGGTGATATGGTGCTTAGAAACATTACTCCAAATGTTCGTACCTATAGTATTTTGATCGATGGGCTATGCAAGGAAGGAAAGATCAAAGATGCTAAGAGTGTATTGGCTGTAATGGCAAAACATGGTGTGAAACCAGATGTGGTTACTTATAGCAGCTTAATAGATGGATATTGTTTGGTTAATCAGGTAAATAAGGCAAAATATATATTCAACACAATGGCCCAAATTAGAGTGTCACCCAATGTTCAAAGTTACAGTATCATGATTAATGGCTTCTGCAAAACTAAAATGGTCGATGAAGCCTTGAATCTCTTTGAAGAAATGCGTCGCAAGAACTTGGTTCCAGACACGGTAACTTACAGCACACTTATTGATGGCttgagcaaatcaaagagaatctCCCGTGCTTTGGAGCTTCTTGTCGAGATGCATGATAGAGGTCAACCCGCTAATGTAGTCACTTACAATTCGTTGTTGGATGGGATGCTCAAAAACCAACAACCTAACAAGGCATTTATATACACTTACAATATACTTATAGATGGCCTATGCAAAGGTGGAAGACTTCTAGATGCAAAAgagatttttcaaaatctttccgtTAAAGGCTATCGTCCAAATGTGAGGACATACAATATTATTATCAATGGGCTCTGCAAAGAGGGCTTGTTTGAAGAAGCATTGACACTCTTGTCAAAAATGGAAGGCAATGGTTACTTACCAGATGCTGTGACTTTTGAAACTGTTATTCGTGCTTTgtttgaaaaaaatgagaatgacATGGCGGAGAAACTTCTTCGGGAAATGGTTGCTAGAGGCTTATTGAATTGA
- the LOC112750943 gene encoding uncharacterized protein, which yields MAIANHPEGVFLQPKTNKPFRVEDYPMFISFLDLKKLASHRYGHVISRMRVYAGAPLKKDDHKIHTPYIDISGQKTSYDCAIYVMKWFEIIQPKHVKREKYEWDNWTKDEVDHFRVEYAFRILFHEMNQDKVEAIRESNAIRLSKPSSLLLSSYCQIDSNDIDTD from the exons ATGGCCATTGCAAATCATCCAGAAGGGGTATTCTTACAGCCTAAAACTAATAAGCCattcagggtggaagactacccaatgtttatATCCTTCTTGGACCTCAAAAAATTAGCATCGCATCgttat GGACATGTAATTTCAAGAATGAGAGTATATGCTGGGGCACCTCTAAAGAAAGACGATCACAAAATTCATACACCATACATTGACATCTCAGGCCAAAAGACAAG ctatgactgtgctATTTATGTAATGAAGTGGTTTGAGATAATTCAGCCCAAACACGTTAAAAGGGAGAAGTATGAGTGGGACAACTGGACCAAG GACGAGGTGGACCACTTTAGAGTAGAATATGCTTTCCGGATTCTATTCCATGAGATGAATCAAGACAAAGTTGAAGCCATTAGGGAAagtaatgcaataagactgtccaagccatcctcattgttattgagttcatattgtcagatagattctaatgATATTGACACTGATTAA